A stretch of Imperialibacter roseus DNA encodes these proteins:
- a CDS encoding VanZ family protein: protein MLRLFQSLKYIWVALILYLTLSQGGGSGWFEFLKYPGVDKIGHFGLFFVWALLYFPELVVRETLLIDEKPVRFWIVATNSLVLGMLIEVAQSFIPYRSSEWLDLLADVLGSVTALLAVNFVRRKKSNLN from the coding sequence GTGTTAAGACTTTTTCAAAGCCTTAAGTATATATGGGTGGCTTTGATCCTCTACCTGACCTTAAGCCAGGGCGGAGGCAGTGGGTGGTTTGAGTTTCTTAAATACCCAGGGGTTGATAAGATTGGCCATTTTGGTCTGTTCTTTGTTTGGGCCCTGCTTTATTTCCCGGAACTTGTTGTGCGGGAGACATTGTTGATAGATGAAAAGCCAGTAAGATTTTGGATTGTTGCAACTAATTCCTTAGTTTTAGGAATGCTGATTGAGGTTGCTCAAAGCTTCATCCCATACAGGAGTTCAGAATGGCTTGACTTGCTTGCGGATGTTTTGGGCTCGGTGACTGCTTTGCTGGCAGTAAATTTTGTGCGGCGAAAGAAATCTAATTTGAATTAA
- the gcvH gene encoding glycine cleavage system protein GcvH, with protein sequence MNIPENLLYTKDHEWVKVDGDIATVGVTDFAQSELGDIVYVEIEKEGEEVALAEVFGTVEAVKTVSDLFMPLSGEVTEVNAALEAQPELVNSDPYGEGWMIKVKVSNISEKEELLSAAAYKELIGH encoded by the coding sequence GAACATTCCCGAGAATTTACTTTATACCAAAGACCACGAGTGGGTTAAAGTTGACGGAGATATAGCCACTGTTGGCGTGACTGATTTTGCTCAAAGCGAACTTGGTGATATCGTGTACGTCGAAATAGAAAAAGAAGGAGAAGAGGTTGCCCTTGCTGAAGTATTTGGCACCGTTGAGGCTGTAAAAACTGTTTCTGACCTGTTTATGCCATTGAGTGGAGAAGTGACTGAGGTAAATGCGGCACTGGAAGCGCAGCCAGAGCTTGTAAACAGCGATCCGTATGGCGAGGGCTGGATGATCAAAGTAAAAGTGTCGAATATTTCGGAGAAAGAAGAGCTTTTGTCAGCGGCTGCTTATAAGGAGCTTATCGGGCATTAA